Part of the Lotus japonicus ecotype B-129 chromosome 6, LjGifu_v1.2 genome, ATTGACCGCTAAGAATGGTAAACAGTTTATAGGAGTTCACTGGACATTCAAAGTTGGTATTTTTTACTTGATATTCTACGCAGCCAGTTAGATATTGAAATCTTCTTGTCATCACTAGATTTCTTTTATTAAAGTTTCTTCTGAAGCGGATTAACCTTTTGAATTCGATAGATTACAAATAGTATTCTGAAAAGTGTATCAGTTGTGAAGAATCTTTCTCTGTCAGTCTCactaattatttatttgttaacTTTCCCTTTCCccacaataaaaaaaacatacctTTTGTGTATTGAAGGCATGAATCACATAGATGGTCTTTACTTTTGCAGTTACCTTTGGGGTCAGTTCATCCCCCtttcatttctttgttttttcctttttcaattGACATTTTTGGTGAATTAGAATTATAGATAGAACCTTGAATTGGGTTATTTTGCTGAATTTATTGCAGACACTTGTTCCTGTTGGTGCATTAGCTGAGTCATGTCTATTTGAAAGTTTCTCTACATTTTGTATTGGGAGTTTTGCATATATTGAGTCTTGATGCTTTGCCTATCTCATGGTGCAAGAAGCCATTCAAATCTAAATTGAATGTTTCATCATATTTTGACACTTCTAATGTAGCCACGTGAGGTTGGCTACATAGTTCATAGGGTGCACTGATTCCATATCATGTACCTCTAAATATCTCTTAGTTGTTTGACTTATAATTTCTTCTTTTATCCCCCTCAACTATTTGAATATCCTATATCTCCTCCATCTGGTCAGCTCTTCTTAATGGTGCTTCTACAAGTCTTTTTCGCTTAGCAGCTCCTAATTAAAGAGGATTgtttaaaaaattcatttttgatTTTTGATCTAATGTTATCTCATGACTGTACTGAATTGTTGATATGACATTTACAGGTTATTCTCCAAAAGAAGTGTTGCTCCTGTTATTCTCCTCAGCCAGTAGAGAAAAGGAGAGACTTTCAAACTCTCTTGCTCCCTTCCGCAATCCAAACAAGTCAATGAGGTTCTTGAGGTTGAAACTGTTTCTAAGTTTTGCTGGTGTGCTCTTGATGAGCTTTTCTATTGGTCCTGCTATCTCCAGCATGATGGAGCTTGGGCTAATTGTTCCGGCCTTTTTGACATTTGGGTCTGCTGGAGTCATACTGATAAGTTTTATGATTTGGGTCTCCAAGCTCTGGCTGAAATTTGTGGCGGTTCGTGATTTATTTGCACCAGGGACAGCACTGAGATCTCTAGCCATAGTGTTACTATTGCTGATTAGTTATCTCTTCAATCTTGCTGTACACTTGCTGCGAGTACCCTCAGATCCGATTAGCGATGCCGTACATGATCAGACTGCAACTGCGAGCTGCGTTCTCTGGGGTTTGACTACGGTCATAGCTGGGCGGCTATATTATCTGAAGGGTATAATTCTGTTACTTCAACGGCCACTAATTGCGACGAGTATCAGTTTCGGATTCAGATGTGCTGATATTGTTGAGTGTTTTGCGGTACGGTATTCTATCTACTTCTCGTCACTGCTATCAGCAGTGGTTCTGCTGTTGCTTTTCGATGCCGGAATCTTCCTTACCTTCCGCGATCTCCTCCGCCGTCTCCTCCGCCGTGCTCCTGCTGCATAAGACTTCTTACAACTGAGACTTGAAAACTTATTGCTTATTTGCATATTGTGTAGGATTTGTGAGTTATTCTAATAATGAAAACTTAGACTTTTGATATGAGTTTTAGTATCAACTTTGAGTCAACCTTCATTTCTGAGTTTCTTGCTTCATTGTTCATTGGTGTTATGGATTTGATTAACCTGTGTGCAGCATTAAGAGTCCATTTTATCCATAAATTCTTGGCTGAGACATTCTTTCATCTCTCTCAAATAGTGTTCTTTAAGTTGATTATGGTTTGGTGGGATTTCCTTATTTTCTAGAATTGTAATTTGAAGCTATGTCTTTCATGATTCATTTACTGCTTATGATAACTTTAACTTCATTTTTATATGTTTTATAAATTttcataaataataaattattgtgtcAACAACCACAATTCACACATAGAACTGTCTCTGTCTTGACTTCTGGTATTGATAAATAAGCTATCCGTGAGGGATTGTTTTTATATACGTATTTTCTATATTGAGATCTAAACGAATGTATGTTCTTAAATCTTATCTCATATCTAACAGTGTTTATATGACCCATTGGATTTCTCCTACGTATATAGAATCAGTTTTGgataatgaaatttaaatagGGTCAAGAATGCAGTTTTGATGTATTTTGGTTTTTTGTTCTCTTGAAATGCTAAAAATAGCTTACCACCAAAAATAGACTCAATTGTCCGATAATGAAATATGATAACAAAAATGCTCAATCATGCTTATGTATTCATAGATTTAGTCCTGGGTTAAGTTGTGTATTTTTGACATTCTCTTAGCATGGGAATGAAGTGTAGAGTGTTAGAAATAGTAATAATTCAGAATTCAGTCCTCTTAGTTAGTTCATGAGTGTATGTTAGTCCCTAGAGATTGTATTCATTAATCATTTCAGTCCTTGTTGTAATTGACTTAAATAAGACACACACTGTGAGAGTGTGTACACAATCAATGTTAATCATTTTTTCCCTCTCTCTCACCAGTTAATTCCGTTTACCTTCATTACTatctttcttcctcttttctGCACATTGAATGGTTTTAGCCTTAGCATTGAATTGAAGCATTCAATCAGGGTTTTCCTTCTTCATCTGAGTATACACAAATTCTCCAACAGTGGTATCGAGAGCTAGGTGACATCCGGCGACCTCAAACAACACGCGAAGGCGGCGAGCTGCGACGGCGAGCTGCGGCGGCGTCCAAGAAGCGACGACGGCGGAGATTCTGAATACGGTGAAGGTGGACGTGTCTTTCAAAGTCATGGCGGGTGCGAATGGAAACTTTCCGGCGTCACTGCCAGTTCTTGACGGAAAGACCGACTGGGATCGTTGGCATACCCAGATGGAGGTGATCTTCGGTTTTCAAGAGGTTCTTGAATACGTAACTTCTGGGTACGATCCATTACCGGCGAATCCGACGGCTGAGCAAACCGAAGCTCACCGTGAGGCGAAGAAGAAGGATCTGAGAGCTTTGTTCATCATTCACCAGTGTGTGAATCCGGCCAATTTCGAGAAGATTGCGGCGGCCAAGACCTCAAAGGAAGCCTGGGATATCTTGAACAAGAGCTATGATGGTGTAGCCAAGTTGAAGAAGGTGAAGTTGCAGACTCTTAGGAGGCAGTATGAAGCATTGCGCATGGAGAAAGCAGAAACGATTTCGAAGTTTTTCACACGTCTTCAGACTCTCACGAATCAGATGAAGACGAATGGCGAAGCAATTACTGATCTGATTCTTGTTGAGAAGGTACTTCGATCGCTGACATCGAAGTTTGATCACATTGTGAccacaattgaagaatctaagGATCTTGAAGCCATGAAGATCGATGAACTGCAGGGGTCACTTGAGGCTCATGAAATGCGCTTGAACCTGAGGGATAATGAGAGAGATACTGAGCAAGCTTTGTATGCTCGTGGAAATTCCAACAAGAAGAATTGGAATGACAAAGGCAAAtctttcaagggaaaatcttgGAAGGGAAAAGATTCAGGACAGTCATCAAGCCATGAGGAAGATACTGATTCAAAAAGGAAGTGGGATTCTAAGGATAAAGGACAGGACAAGGAGAAGGCCAAGAAGGGAAAAAGCAAGAAGAAAGATGTTCAGTGTTATGCTTGTAAAAAACTTGGTCACTATTCCTATGAGTGCAAGAGCAAAAAGAAAGGAAGCAAGCCAAGTGGAGATGATCAGGCTTATTCTGCTCAAGATGATGAGTCAGATTCTGAGCAGGTATTGTTTGTTCTCCCAGCTGATGTTGATGAAAATTgtcctgctaaaattgctagtATTCCCAGTGTTGAAGTGATTAATTCAGTTGTTAGTACTCATAAAGATGATGTTAGTACCTGGTACCTAAATTCTGGTTGTTCCTCTCATATGACTGGTCACAAGGATTGGTTTGCTGACCTTGATGAGAGTAGAACTAGCAGTGTGAGGTTTGCTGATAATAGCATGATCACATCTGCTGGAAAGGGTAGAGTTTTGATCAGGAAGAAGAATGGCAAGCAGGCTGTGATTCCTGATGTATTGTTTGTTCCTAGTGTAAAGCATAATCTCATAAGTCTAGGACAGCTCATAGGAAAAGGTTATTCTATGAAAACAAAAGGGAAGAAGCTGTTGATTTTTGATCCAAAGAAGAGATTGATCTTGCAGTCAGTTCTGTCCAAAAATAAGACATTCAGGGTAGATTTGGACACTAGTAGATCAGAGTGCTTCTCAGCTAAGATGCAAGAATCAGATTGGCTATGGCATTTGAGGTATGGACATCTCCATTTCAAAGGGTTATATCAGTTGTATCATGAAGAAATGGTCAAGGGTCTACCTCATGTGAAGGCTTCTGGACAGTTGTGTGAAGGCTGTTTACTGAGCAAGCAACCTAGGAACTCTTTTACTGATAGTATGCCAGTGGTTTCCAAGGGTTCTTTAGATGTGATATATTCTGATGTTTGTGGACCCTTTGAGGTTCTATCAACAGGAGGAAATAAGTATTTTGTCTCCTTTATTGATGATCACACAAGAAGAATGTGGATCTACTTATTGAGTAGAAAATCAGAAGTATTTGAGGTATTCCAGAAGTTTAAGAAGCTGGTTGAAAAACAAAGTGGTAGAAGCATCAAGACCCTCAGAACTGATGGAGGAGGGGAATATGTATCAAATGAGATGAAGGAATTCTGTGAAGAAGCAGGGATTGTTCATGAGGTCATAGCTCCTTACACCCCTCAACACAATGGTGTAGCTGAGAGGAGAAATAGAACTATTTCCAACATGGTGAGAAGCATGTTGAAAACTAAAAATCTTCCAATTAAATTGTGGGGAGAAGCTGTGTCCACTGCTGCTTTCATTCTCAACCGATGTCCTACTAAGAAGCTAAAGTCATTGACACCAGAAGAGGCTTGGACTGGGATCAAGCCAATTGTGAAGCACTTTAGAGTGTTTGGATCAGTTTGTTACAGACATCTGCCAGACCAGAGAAGAAAGAAACTAGATAATAAGAGTGAGAAGTTATTACTAGTTGGTTATCATTCCACTGGAGCATATAGACTAC contains:
- the LOC130725791 gene encoding uncharacterized protein LOC130725791, with the protein product MNSNIDPISKIRVATNKAWKIVARVIRFWRVPNNKEPSQPDFIDMILMDSKGDKIQATVWSSHVEKFEAVLKEGLCYEIVILSVAINSYKYKPCTHPCRLYSKLQIEVKPIEARNIPYYGFSFAPYASIFENPKEDEKLIAPPPPPHREGKDGPLLDTSLKTRSKGKDWEKLSITKLVSLDLFTVLDIERGYSPKEVLLLLFSSASREKERLSNSLAPFRNPNKSMRFLRLKLFLSFAGVLLMSFSIGPAISSMMELGLIVPAFLTFGSAGVILISFMIWVSKLWLKFVAVRDLFAPGTALRSLAIVLLLLISYLFNLAVHLLRVPSDPISDAVHDQTATASCVLWGLTTVIAGRLYYLKGIILLLQRPLIATSISFGFRCADIVECFAVRYSIYFSSLLSAVVLLLLFDAGIFLTFRDLLRRLLRRAPAA